In Tachysurus vachellii isolate PV-2020 chromosome 12, HZAU_Pvac_v1, whole genome shotgun sequence, the following are encoded in one genomic region:
- the LOC132854527 gene encoding uncharacterized protein LOC132854527 has translation MELIIKVLSGETKTVRVNPGDTIGALKQKVAQIFNARPSRLRLSVTNGCVVQLDNDQRTVSHYGLSSGVTVMLLISNSPVPLQVFVKNEKGQTKTYDITDDETVDQLMKKVRQKEGVPEDQQRLIYNGQQLDSGRRLQDYGIVSGSTIHMTLRLRGG, from the coding sequence ATGGAGCTCATCATCAAAGTCCTGAGCGGGGAAACAAAGACCGTGCGAGTGAATCCAGGTGACACAATTGGTGCACTCAAGCAAAAAGTCGCCCAAATCTTTAATGCAAGACCTTCACGGCTGAGGCTTTCTGTCACCAATGGGTGTGTCGTGCAGCTGGACAATGACCAGAGGACTGTGAGCCATTATGGTCTGAGTTCAGGGGTCACAGTGATGCTGCTGATCTCCAATTCTCCCGTGCCACTTCAGGTGTTTGTGAAGAATGAGAAGGGACAGACGAAGACATATGACATCACTGACGATGAAACCGTTGATCAGTTGATGAAAAAGGTACGCCAAAAAGAAGGAGTACCAGAGGACCAGCAGCGGCTGATCTACAACGGTCAACAACTCGACTCTGGCAGGAGGCTGCAGGATTACGGCATTGTTTCTGGAAGCACCATTCATATGACCCTCCGTCTGCGTGGAGGCTGA
- the LOC132854528 gene encoding uncharacterized protein LOC132854528, giving the protein MELIIKDISGTTQLVNVLPSTTTGELKQHIAPHFGARASRLKLSALSGQILDNDQMTMSQYSLISGSTVMLLISTSPVPFQVFVKNEKGQMRTYDITDEETVDQLMTNIYQKERTPVDQQRLIYNGQQLQCGRKLQDYGIGQESTIYMTLRLRGG; this is encoded by the coding sequence ATGGAGCTCATCATCAAAGACATAAGTGGAACAACGCAGCTTGTAAATGTGCTGCCAAGTACCACCACTGGTGAACTGAAGCAGCATATTGCCCCTCACTTTGGGGCAAGAGCCTCACGCCTGAAGCTTTCAGCCCTCAGTGGTCAGATCCTGGACAATGACCAGATGACCATGAGCCAATACAGTCTGATTTCAGGATCCACTGTGATGCTCCTGATCTCCACAAGCCCCGTGCCATTTCAGGTGTTTGTGAAGAATGAGAAGGGACAGATGAGGACGTACGACATCACTGATGAAGAGACCGTTGATCAGTTGATGACGAATATCTACCAGAAAGAGCGAACACCAGTGGACCAGCAGCGGCTGATCTACAATGGCCAACAGCTCCAGTGTGGCAGGAAACTGCAGGATTATGGCATTGGTCAAGAAAGTACCATTTATATGACCCTCCGTCTGCGTGGAGgctga
- the LOC132854526 gene encoding uncharacterized protein LOC132854526 codes for MELIIKVLSGETKTVQVNPGDTIGALKQKVAQIFNARPSRLRLSVTNGCVVQLDNDQRTVSHYGLSSGVTVMLLISNSPVPLQVFVKNEKGQTKTYDITDDETVDQLMKKVRQKEGVPEDQQRLIYGGQQLNSGRRLQDYGIVSGSTIHMTLRLRGG; via the coding sequence ATGGAGCTCATCATCAAAGTCCTGAGTGGGGAAACAAAGACCGTGCAAGTGAATCCAGGTGACACAATTGGTGCACTCAAGCAAAAAGTCGCCCAAATCTTTAATGCAAGACCTTCACGGCTGAGGCTTTCTGTCACCAATGGGTGTGTCGTGCAGCTGGACAATGACCAGAGGACTGTGAGCCATTATGGTCTGAGTTCAGGGGTCACAGTGATGCTGCTGATCTCCAATTCTCCCGTGCCGCTTCAGGTGTTTGTGAAGAATGAGAAGGGACAGACGAAGACATATGACATCACTGACGATGAAACGGTTGATCAGTTGATGAAAAAGGTACGCCAGAAAGAAGGAGTACCAGAGGACCAGCAGCGGCTGATATACGGCGGTCAACAGCTCAACTCTGGCAGGAGGCTGCAGGATTACGGCATTGTTTCTGGAAGCACCATTCATATGACCCTCCGTCTGCGTGGAGGCTGA
- the LOC132854721 gene encoding uncharacterized protein LOC132854721, giving the protein MELIIKDISGTTQLVNVLPSTTIGELKQHIAPHFGARASRLKLSALSGQILDNDQMTMSQYSLISGSTVMLLISTSPVPFQVFVKNEKGQMRTYDITDEETVDQLMTNIYQKERTPVDQQRLIYNGQQLQCGRKLQDYGIGPESTIYMTLRLRGG; this is encoded by the coding sequence ATGGAGCTCATCATCAAAGACATAAGTGGAACAACGCAGCTTGTGAATGTGCTGCCAAGTACCACCATTGGTGAACTGAAGCAGCATATTGCCCCTCACTTTGGGGCAAGAGCCTCACGCCTGAAGCTTTCAGCCCTCAGTGGTCAGATCCTGGACAATGACCAGATGACCATGAGCCAATACAGTCTGATTTCAGGATCCACTGTGATGCTCCTGATCTCCACAAGCCCCGTGCCATTTCAGGTGTTTGTGAAGAATGAGAAGGGACAGATGAGGACGTACGACATCACTGATGAAGAGACCGTTGATCAGTTGATGACGAATATCTACCAGAAAGAGCGAACACCAGTGGACCAGCAGCGGCTGATCTACAATGGCCAACAGCTCCAGTGTGGCAGGAAACTGCAGGATTATGGCATTGGTCCAGAAAGTACCATTTATATGACCCTCCGTCTGCGTGGAGgctga